From the Budorcas taxicolor isolate Tak-1 chromosome 1, Takin1.1, whole genome shotgun sequence genome, one window contains:
- the PCNP gene encoding PEST proteolytic signal-containing nuclear protein encodes MVAGRGRDVFGVAAGEAAAGKMADGKAGEEKPEKPQRAGAAGGPEEEAEKPVKTKTVSSSNGGENSSRSAEKRSAEDETADLPTKPTKISKFGFAIGSQTTKKASAISIKLGSSKPKEPVPTLAPKTLSVAAAFNEDEDSEPEEMPPEAKMRMKNIGRDTPTSAGPNSFNKGKHGFSDNQKLWERNIKSHLGNVHDQDN; translated from the exons ATGGTTGCTGGGCGGGGCCGTGACGTCTTTGGCGTGGCTGCAGGGGAGGCCGCGGCGGGGAAAATGGCGGACGGGAAGGCGGGAGAGGAGAAGCCTGAGAAGCCGCAGCGAGCTGGAGCCGCCGGAG GACCTGAAGAAGAAGCAGAAAAACCTGTGAAAACTAAGACTGTTTCTTCCAGTAATGGAGGGGAAAATTCCAGTCGCAGCGCTGAGAAGCGATCAGCTGAAGATGAAACTGCAGACCTCCCAACAAAGCCTACAAAGATCTCCAAGTTTGGATTTGCCATAGGTAGTCAGACGACAAAGAAAGCCTCAGCCATATCCATCAAACTTGGCTCAAGT AAGCCTAAAGAACCGGTTCCAACTCTTGCTCCAAAAACCCTTTCAGTAGCAGCAGCTTTTAATGAAGATGAAGAT agtGAACCAGAGGAAATGCCTCCAGAAGCAAAGATGAGGATGAAGAATATTGGAAG GGATACACCAACATCAGCAGGACCAAATTCCTTCAATAAAGGAAAGCATGGGTTTTCTGATAACCAGAAGCTATGGGAGCGAAATATAAAATCTCATCTTGGAAATGTCCATGACCAAGACAATTAA